The Methanomassiliicoccales archaeon genome has a window encoding:
- a CDS encoding tRNA uridine(34) 5-carboxymethylaminomethyl modification radical SAM/GNAT enzyme Elp3, with product MNNYVESGMTSNTRDKLRASYHGELIRRILAGEIRDRHALQSAKIELAKQFGLDSIPPNSETLAAADEYEYPLVERLLRRKPVRTLSGVAVVAVMTSPSPCPHGKCIYCPGGVEFGSPQSYTGKEPAARRAQTHDFDAYEQVKCRIEQLESIGHPTDKIDLIIMGGTFTTRPEDYQIAFVKGCFDAMNGSRSSSLEEAHSINETARHRCIGMTVETRPDAFDRERAEFSMALGATRVELGVQILDDEILCLVSRGHGTEEVAKATRTAKELGLKVCYHIMPGLPGSSPEKDLQSFSMIFEDERFRPDMLKIYPTLVVRGTQLYDMWKAGEYRPYLTDEAVEVISNMKKIVPPYVRIQRIQRDIPVPLIEAGVDKGHLRELVQERMKREGTKCHCIRCREVGLLGVDPGEVSQAELTVLKYRASGGDEFFISLEIPSQEALVGYARLRISDPLLNDMASLRELKVFGQMIPIGYEGNSWQHRGFGKRLLFEAERISKENGCRGINVTSGVGARRYYASLGYSRNGVYMSKRFRATAN from the coding sequence ATGAATAATTACGTTGAAAGTGGCATGACATCGAATACTCGCGATAAGCTCCGTGCGAGCTACCATGGTGAACTCATCAGGCGAATACTTGCTGGTGAGATCAGGGATAGACATGCCCTTCAGTCGGCAAAGATAGAACTAGCGAAGCAGTTCGGACTCGACTCGATCCCTCCAAACTCAGAAACCCTTGCCGCGGCCGATGAATATGAATATCCTTTGGTTGAGCGACTGCTGAGGCGAAAACCAGTCAGAACTCTGAGTGGCGTGGCAGTTGTTGCAGTTATGACATCCCCTTCCCCATGCCCACACGGCAAGTGCATCTACTGTCCGGGTGGTGTCGAATTTGGATCGCCTCAATCGTATACGGGAAAGGAACCAGCTGCGAGAAGGGCGCAGACGCATGATTTCGACGCTTACGAGCAGGTAAAATGCAGGATCGAGCAGCTGGAATCCATAGGACATCCAACGGACAAAATAGACCTCATCATAATGGGTGGCACCTTCACAACACGTCCTGAGGACTACCAGATAGCATTCGTCAAAGGTTGTTTCGATGCCATGAACGGATCTAGAAGCAGTTCTCTTGAAGAGGCGCACTCAATTAATGAGACAGCTCGACATCGGTGCATAGGCATGACCGTAGAAACTCGACCAGATGCATTCGATCGGGAGAGGGCTGAATTTTCTATGGCGCTCGGTGCAACGAGAGTTGAACTCGGCGTTCAAATACTCGATGATGAAATTCTGTGCCTCGTCAGTCGGGGTCATGGCACTGAAGAAGTGGCGAAAGCTACGCGCACTGCCAAAGAATTAGGGCTTAAGGTCTGCTATCATATTATGCCCGGTCTTCCCGGCTCCTCACCTGAGAAAGATTTGCAAAGTTTTTCCATGATATTTGAAGACGAAAGATTCCGCCCCGATATGCTCAAGATCTATCCCACACTTGTCGTCAGGGGCACGCAACTTTACGATATGTGGAAAGCAGGCGAATACAGACCGTACCTGACAGATGAAGCTGTTGAGGTCATCTCCAATATGAAAAAAATCGTGCCTCCATATGTGCGCATTCAAAGAATTCAGAGAGATATTCCAGTACCTCTCATAGAGGCAGGCGTTGACAAAGGGCATCTCCGAGAGTTGGTTCAAGAAAGAATGAAGAGAGAAGGAACAAAATGCCACTGCATAAGATGCAGGGAGGTCGGTTTGCTAGGCGTAGATCCAGGTGAAGTGTCGCAGGCGGAGCTCACAGTATTAAAATACAGGGCTTCAGGAGGAGACGAATTCTTCATTTCTTTGGAGATCCCCTCCCAGGAGGCTTTGGTTGGCTATGCGAGATTGAGAATAAGCGATCCTCTGTTGAATGACATGGCATCCTTGAGGGAGCTTAAGGTATTTGGCCAGATGATACCAATCGGTTATGAAGGTAATTCGTGGCAACACCGCGGTTTCGGAAAACGTCTTCTCTTTGAAGCTGAGAGAATTTCGAAAGAAAATGGATGCAGAGGCATCAATGTGACAAGCGGGGTTGGTGCAAGACGATATTATGCATCATTAGGGTACTCGAGAAACGGCGTTTATATGTCAAAGCGATTTCGCGCCACCGCAAATTAA
- a CDS encoding tetratricopeptide repeat protein, with amino-acid sequence MKDIKESLEQRLVERISEAIATLDANGFREVAIELLRSMEIMVTGVAKYDESLMIEAEKKEEKYLIFISRRASDASLETLKVIREKAKLEERIPGLIVFGDFDESARKFAQDNEIAFADRSIFVALLRKYGIAERLLSEIDRRILEREGPRYLPSKEKFDAALQAAEELMKRNKFKEALSSIEEALRIKSDNFAAWQKKALALASLGKIERAIEACEKAIEMKPDEAYTWYLLGVFKGQSGDLLGEVHAYNNALKLHPQMAPALLNKGAALYQLGKLEEALVVYDAMLRIYPSHAQALNNRGLVLKAMGRTNEALKSFELALASDPRNLEALVNKASLLSSLAMINEAVDAWQEVVRVEGGRAEFWLQLGHAQKAAGLFEEAANSFNMALELNPNLEEALAERDEALAAGDMIAVFDRKKKEGVVSEFLSAAIILSSLGRYEESLAEIEKCLKIEPRVPFAHRFRAGLLLNLGRMEEALASIRESVRESPSDKYNLLDLEAIVYRLGRREDSLRILNALGRCPESNARQLLLLLETNRTNQLEPSSLEGNGGISREAMALLCMASGKYHDAIKLFEDFLAKGESTPEILNNLGVCYRLIGDLERSMESIKKAISLAPAYPDAWNNLGCLYYLTAEYTQALKCFDEALVLDTRPSFLINKGMCHLARDDLEGASTSFLSALRLEESADALNCLGIVAERKKEFVRALELYNAALEKAPKFHDARVNRDRVLGLLKEGR; translated from the coding sequence ATGAAAGATATTAAAGAGAGTCTGGAGCAGCGACTCGTCGAGAGAATTTCCGAAGCCATTGCGACACTGGATGCTAATGGGTTTAGGGAAGTTGCCATAGAGTTGTTGCGCTCGATGGAAATTATGGTGACTGGTGTCGCTAAATACGACGAGTCACTTATGATTGAAGCGGAAAAGAAAGAAGAGAAATATCTTATATTCATATCTCGACGGGCAAGCGATGCATCCCTCGAAACTCTAAAAGTAATTAGAGAAAAGGCAAAACTTGAAGAAAGGATTCCTGGCCTGATAGTTTTCGGAGATTTTGATGAATCTGCGAGAAAATTTGCGCAGGATAATGAGATAGCGTTTGCGGATCGCTCTATATTCGTAGCATTGCTCAGAAAATATGGAATCGCTGAAAGACTCCTCAGCGAAATTGACCGACGCATACTCGAAAGGGAAGGACCGAGATATCTCCCGAGCAAAGAGAAGTTCGATGCGGCACTCCAGGCAGCCGAAGAGCTCATGAAGCGCAATAAGTTTAAAGAAGCCTTATCAAGCATTGAAGAAGCTCTTCGCATCAAGTCTGATAACTTTGCTGCCTGGCAGAAGAAAGCACTGGCACTGGCTTCATTAGGAAAAATCGAGAGGGCAATTGAAGCGTGTGAAAAGGCTATCGAGATGAAACCAGATGAAGCTTACACGTGGTATCTTCTCGGGGTTTTCAAAGGTCAATCTGGTGATTTGCTAGGCGAAGTCCATGCATATAACAATGCTCTCAAACTGCATCCTCAAATGGCTCCAGCGCTTCTCAACAAGGGTGCGGCTCTTTACCAGCTTGGAAAACTCGAGGAAGCACTTGTGGTATATGATGCGATGTTGCGCATTTACCCCTCGCATGCTCAGGCTTTGAATAACAGAGGACTTGTGCTGAAAGCAATGGGACGAACAAATGAGGCGCTGAAATCTTTTGAACTTGCTCTTGCAAGCGATCCTCGTAATTTGGAAGCTCTCGTCAATAAAGCCTCACTCCTTTCATCGTTGGCTATGATAAACGAAGCAGTGGACGCATGGCAGGAAGTTGTGAGGGTGGAAGGAGGAAGAGCAGAGTTCTGGCTGCAGCTTGGCCATGCTCAGAAGGCAGCTGGTCTCTTTGAGGAAGCTGCGAACTCATTTAACATGGCACTTGAATTGAATCCAAACCTAGAAGAGGCGCTAGCTGAAAGAGATGAAGCTCTTGCGGCGGGGGATATGATTGCGGTATTTGATAGAAAAAAGAAAGAAGGGGTTGTGTCGGAATTTCTCAGCGCCGCCATTATTCTTTCTTCTCTGGGCAGGTATGAAGAATCGCTAGCGGAAATAGAAAAATGTCTAAAGATAGAGCCGCGTGTACCTTTTGCCCACCGCTTTCGAGCTGGGCTCCTTTTGAATCTTGGACGCATGGAAGAAGCTTTGGCTTCAATCAGGGAATCCGTGCGGGAATCCCCATCTGACAAGTACAATTTGCTCGATTTGGAGGCTATCGTCTATCGTCTCGGGAGGAGGGAAGATAGCCTTAGAATCCTTAACGCTCTTGGCAGATGCCCGGAATCCAATGCCAGGCAATTACTTCTGCTTCTTGAGACGAACCGTACTAACCAGCTCGAACCTTCCTCGCTAGAGGGAAACGGAGGGATTTCTCGTGAGGCCATGGCTCTTCTGTGCATGGCATCAGGAAAATACCACGACGCAATTAAATTGTTTGAAGATTTTCTTGCCAAGGGTGAATCTACCCCAGAGATCTTAAACAATCTGGGCGTCTGCTACCGTCTTATCGGCGATCTTGAGAGATCGATGGAGTCTATTAAAAAGGCAATTTCTCTTGCTCCGGCATATCCAGATGCGTGGAACAATCTTGGGTGTCTGTACTATTTGACGGCTGAGTACACTCAGGCCTTAAAATGTTTTGACGAAGCTCTTGTTCTTGACACCCGCCCCTCATTTCTCATCAATAAAGGGATGTGCCATCTGGCGCGTGACGATCTCGAAGGTGCGAGCACTTCCTTCCTCTCGGCACTTCGTCTCGAAGAGAGCGCCGACGCTCTTAATTGTCTTGGCATTGTTGCTGAGAGAAAGAAGGAGTTCGTTAGGGCATTAGAACTCTATAACGCTGCGCTAGAAAAAGCGCCAAAATTCCATGATGCCAGAGTCAACCGGGACAGGGTGCTAGGTCTTCTCAAAGAAGGCAGGTAG
- a CDS encoding PRC-barrel domain-containing protein yields MRKFITELKGKTVMTNDGQILGMIDNFVIDTSTGEIQHVLVVPAEEIETRLYKTDAQGRLVLPFSEMRAVRDVVVMNIS; encoded by the coding sequence ATGAGAAAGTTCATCACGGAATTGAAGGGCAAGACCGTAATGACGAATGATGGACAGATTCTGGGAATGATTGACAATTTCGTCATTGACACAAGTACAGGCGAAATACAACATGTACTTGTAGTGCCAGCAGAAGAAATTGAAACCCGTCTTTACAAGACAGATGCCCAAGGCCGACTGGTACTGCCATTCAGCGAGATGCGAGCGGTGCGAGACGTCGTCGTTATGAATATCAGCTGA
- a CDS encoding RimK-like ATPgrasp N-terminal domain-containing protein, with protein sequence MGLSQRLEYTHKESAFVNIAGDYRYLSEGHYESVEAEVLGIPVYPRVKEALDAYVVPICMERAKRAGIPIPEYYISNGFFEPPAIVYPINPFMRKHSVVYKEGHVKTISKSLTRNYKFPILVQKIREDASIREFKCVVGTATTDEFTGIAERIWMLFHLPLCKVRVIEDGEIMLSAIEPLPLHQLKSKELKLLRKANEWQI encoded by the coding sequence ATGGGCTTAAGCCAAAGGCTTGAATACACACATAAAGAAAGCGCCTTCGTTAACATCGCAGGTGACTACAGATACCTGAGTGAAGGGCATTATGAGAGCGTTGAAGCCGAGGTACTGGGGATACCAGTTTATCCCAGGGTAAAAGAAGCTCTCGATGCATACGTCGTGCCCATATGCATGGAGCGCGCCAAGCGTGCAGGAATCCCGATTCCCGAGTATTATATTTCGAACGGATTTTTTGAACCCCCTGCAATTGTTTATCCAATTAACCCATTCATGCGCAAGCACAGCGTCGTGTACAAAGAAGGTCATGTAAAAACTATTAGCAAATCGCTCACGAGGAACTATAAGTTTCCAATACTTGTTCAAAAAATAAGGGAAGACGCGTCAATCAGGGAATTCAAATGCGTGGTAGGCACAGCTACAACTGACGAGTTCACAGGAATCGCAGAGAGAATTTGGATGCTCTTCCACCTGCCGCTTTGCAAAGTGAGGGTGATTGAGGATGGGGAAATCATGCTCAGCGCTATCGAGCCACTACCACTTCATCAGCTCAAGAGCAAAGAGCTCAAGCTTCTTAGGAAGGCGAATGAATGGCAAATATAG
- a CDS encoding RimK family alpha-L-glutamate ligase: MANIACFVERYTINRSEELNALTNFKVAALNLGHRFDYIFRSEIHRIPEFDALFIRSTTDPMNASYVASRIAEMNGLRVIDDPDSIIICCDKINMYMRLEKNGLRIPETRFISKNALTHEVAENTFEELGTPLVLKAPFSSFSTYVEKVDNLHDFCETAKRYFRRTSSIVAQRFVPSNFDWRVTTLNGEVLFVCKYVMPPSSWKIQHRENGHVTWARIEAMDLKEVDEELVETGIKASESIGKGLYGVDIKEVDGEYLVIEVNDNPNIDAGGEDAKNPEVYERIVQYLAGG, translated from the coding sequence ATGGCAAATATAGCGTGTTTTGTTGAACGCTATACGATCAATCGATCGGAGGAACTCAACGCGCTCACAAATTTCAAAGTGGCAGCGCTTAATTTAGGACACCGGTTTGATTACATTTTCAGATCCGAAATCCATAGAATTCCGGAATTCGATGCGCTTTTCATTCGATCCACGACAGATCCCATGAATGCGTCGTACGTTGCATCGCGGATCGCGGAGATGAACGGACTTCGTGTAATCGACGATCCTGATTCAATCATAATTTGCTGCGATAAGATCAACATGTACATGAGACTCGAGAAAAACGGGCTCAGGATTCCCGAGACGAGATTTATCAGCAAGAATGCGCTAACCCATGAAGTTGCCGAGAATACTTTCGAAGAATTGGGCACTCCGCTCGTTTTGAAGGCACCGTTTTCAAGTTTTTCAACCTACGTTGAGAAGGTCGATAATCTGCACGATTTCTGCGAAACCGCTAAGAGATATTTCAGACGAACAAGCAGCATCGTCGCCCAGCGTTTCGTACCTTCGAATTTCGACTGGCGTGTGACAACGCTCAATGGAGAAGTGCTCTTTGTCTGCAAGTATGTGATGCCGCCTAGCAGTTGGAAAATCCAACATCGTGAAAACGGGCATGTTACTTGGGCGAGGATTGAAGCGATGGATCTCAAGGAAGTTGATGAGGAACTTGTCGAAACAGGAATAAAGGCATCAGAATCCATCGGCAAAGGACTCTACGGCGTGGATATCAAGGAAGTTGATGGAGAATATCTTGTGATCGAAGTGAATGACAATCCCAACATCGATGCTGGAGGAGAAGACGCGAAAAACCCGGAAGTCTACGAAAGAATCGTTCAATATTTAGCCGGTGGTTAG
- a CDS encoding N-acetyltransferase: MIRFASRSDIPMIQKIEDLCFTDDRFNRRQINYLVTKAKSATFVEDDDGGICGYLILLFRSDSDSARVYSICVHPACQNKGIGSSLMRAAEELSRKHKCKRMTLEVSVQNLKAITFYQSLDFVVVRKLKDYYKSGVDGLRMQKLLM, from the coding sequence TTGATAAGATTCGCATCGCGATCAGATATCCCAATGATCCAGAAAATTGAAGATCTTTGTTTCACAGACGATCGATTCAACCGCAGGCAAATCAATTACCTCGTAACCAAGGCAAAATCTGCTACCTTTGTCGAGGATGACGACGGCGGAATTTGTGGATATCTCATTTTGCTCTTTAGAAGTGACTCCGACTCCGCCCGCGTGTATTCGATCTGCGTCCATCCTGCATGCCAAAACAAAGGAATAGGCTCTTCCCTCATGCGCGCCGCTGAAGAGTTATCAAGAAAGCATAAGTGTAAGAGAATGACGCTCGAGGTTAGCGTGCAGAATTTGAAGGCGATAACTTTCTATCAGTCGCTGGACTTTGTGGTTGTCCGAAAACTAAAAGACTATTACAAGAGCGGTGTCGATGGGCTTCGAATGCAAAAACTCCTTATGTGA
- a CDS encoding CDC48 family AAA ATPase, producing the protein MKTKGCGDKMVESVTLRVARAQHQSEVGLGRARIDAKTRKELGVEVGDVIEIIGKKKTVAKVFRASQEDEGKGIIRIDGMIRSNAGVSIGEKVTVTRADPQPASKVVVAPKIPQGKKVRFGQGVEELFRKGLINRPLIKGDEIIIPNIALMGGFLPFIVVNTQPAGVVVVGEHTELAVKTEPAETTEIVTPSVTYDDIGGLEAELQRVREMIELPLKHPELFDRLGIDPPKGVLLYGPPGTGKTLIAKAVANEAGANFYAIQGPEIMSKYYGQSEQKLREKFEEAEKNAPSIIFIDEIDSIAPKREEVQGEVERRVVAQLLTLMDGLGGRGQVIVIGATNREDALDPALRRPGRFDREIEIGVPTKEGRKEILQIHTRGMPLAEDVDLDKYAGLTHGFVGADLAALAREAAMKCLARHVPELDLDKPVPPELLEKMKVTARDFDEALKEVEPSAMREVLIEIPRVTWDDIGGLEDVKRQLKEMVEMPLENPEAFRRMGIRPPKGILLYGPPGTGKTLIAKAVATESKANFISIKGPEIMSKWVGESEKAVRQIFKRAKQVAPSIVFLDEIDAIAPRRGFGGDTKVIERVVNQLLTSMDGLETLDRVTVIAATNRPDIVDPAILRPGRFDRIVYIPVPDLSSRISILKIHTRSMPLKDVDIELLAEKTEGYVGADLENLCREAAMTALRENKDACIVESRHFEAALRVVRASVDKDVIRQYENIGKNLQKVKAGWEELGAYR; encoded by the coding sequence GTGAAGACGAAAGGATGTGGGGATAAGATGGTTGAGTCCGTCACCCTGAGGGTCGCGCGTGCCCAGCACCAGTCTGAAGTTGGCCTTGGAAGGGCTAGAATTGATGCAAAGACTAGAAAGGAGCTTGGCGTCGAAGTCGGTGATGTCATAGAGATCATTGGGAAGAAAAAAACCGTGGCAAAAGTGTTTAGGGCCTCTCAAGAGGACGAGGGGAAAGGGATCATACGCATCGATGGTATGATCAGGTCTAACGCGGGCGTTTCGATAGGAGAGAAGGTGACTGTAACGAGGGCAGATCCCCAGCCCGCCTCCAAAGTTGTAGTGGCACCGAAGATTCCTCAGGGGAAGAAGGTGAGGTTCGGGCAGGGGGTGGAGGAGCTCTTTAGAAAGGGGCTCATTAATAGGCCGCTGATCAAAGGCGATGAGATCATTATTCCCAATATCGCACTCATGGGCGGCTTTTTGCCCTTCATCGTCGTTAATACACAGCCAGCGGGTGTCGTAGTTGTGGGCGAGCACACGGAGTTGGCTGTCAAAACCGAACCAGCTGAAACTACTGAAATTGTAACGCCCTCTGTAACCTATGATGATATCGGTGGCCTCGAAGCAGAGCTACAAAGAGTTCGGGAAATGATCGAGCTTCCTTTGAAGCACCCCGAGCTCTTTGATAGACTTGGAATCGATCCCCCCAAAGGCGTGCTGCTCTACGGACCGCCTGGTACGGGTAAGACTCTTATTGCAAAAGCAGTGGCGAACGAAGCGGGTGCAAATTTCTATGCAATACAAGGTCCCGAAATTATGAGCAAATACTACGGACAAAGTGAACAGAAACTGCGTGAGAAGTTCGAAGAGGCAGAAAAGAACGCTCCATCGATCATATTCATCGACGAAATAGATTCGATCGCTCCAAAGAGAGAGGAGGTTCAGGGCGAGGTTGAAAGGAGGGTGGTTGCACAGCTTCTAACGCTCATGGATGGACTTGGCGGGAGAGGACAGGTTATTGTCATAGGCGCGACGAACCGTGAGGATGCCCTCGATCCAGCGCTCAGAAGACCGGGGAGGTTTGATAGAGAAATTGAAATCGGCGTACCTACGAAGGAAGGCAGAAAAGAAATTCTCCAGATACATACACGTGGCATGCCGCTTGCTGAAGACGTCGATCTTGACAAATACGCGGGCCTGACGCATGGATTCGTAGGCGCCGATCTTGCTGCCTTGGCAAGAGAAGCGGCCATGAAATGCCTTGCACGACACGTTCCGGAATTGGATCTAGATAAACCCGTTCCACCCGAGTTGCTTGAAAAGATGAAAGTTACAGCAAGAGATTTTGATGAGGCTTTGAAAGAAGTCGAGCCAAGCGCTATGAGAGAAGTTCTCATCGAGATTCCTCGTGTCACCTGGGATGACATAGGTGGTCTTGAAGATGTCAAAAGGCAGTTGAAGGAGATGGTCGAGATGCCCCTCGAAAACCCAGAGGCATTTCGACGGATGGGGATCAGACCGCCTAAGGGGATCCTTCTTTACGGTCCGCCTGGTACTGGAAAGACTCTCATTGCTAAAGCTGTGGCTACAGAGTCGAAGGCAAATTTCATTTCTATCAAAGGTCCAGAGATTATGAGCAAGTGGGTTGGAGAAAGTGAAAAAGCGGTTAGACAGATTTTCAAACGCGCAAAGCAGGTAGCCCCTTCCATCGTATTCCTTGACGAAATCGATGCCATCGCACCGAGGAGAGGGTTTGGCGGAGATACGAAGGTTATTGAAAGGGTTGTGAACCAGTTGTTGACAAGCATGGACGGCCTTGAGACCCTCGACCGTGTGACCGTGATCGCAGCTACAAACCGCCCTGACATTGTAGATCCAGCCATCTTGAGGCCTGGTAGATTCGATCGAATAGTCTATATACCCGTGCCAGATCTGAGCTCGAGAATATCCATTCTGAAGATCCACACGAGATCCATGCCTTTAAAAGATGTTGATATCGAGTTGCTTGCCGAGAAAACCGAAGGATACGTCGGAGCTGACCTCGAGAATCTCTGTAGAGAGGCGGCGATGACTGCACTGAGGGAAAATAAGGATGCGTGCATCGTGGAGAGTAGACATTTCGAAGCAGCGTTGAGAGTTGTGCGTGCGTCGGTCGACAAAGATGTAATAAGACAGTATGAGAACATCGGAAAGAATTTGCAGAAGGTTAAGGCGGGTTGGGAGGAACTAGGAGCGTACAGGTGA
- a CDS encoding ARMT1-like domain-containing protein: MRMDAECVPCLLGRVLYETRLCLPDKKEEVMEECLKVLCREFRPGVNSAQVATRVHKRAYELLCSDPYKDLKKKSNLAAASLLERAKDFVSKSKDRLEAACLCSIAGNVLDFGIRMSVERPDAFADAFDSIIAQGLNVNDVQSMRKILEEAERIVYLFDNCGEIIFDKLLIEEVKSFGTKVTGVVKGKPILTDATWEDAVETSVASILDKLETTGMFAIGVDVSRLNPFLRKQFEDADLIISKGMANFEALSDCSFAPVAYILRAKCRPVAHAIGANINDNVVRVVL, from the coding sequence ATGCGAATGGATGCGGAATGTGTGCCGTGCCTTCTCGGACGCGTCCTTTATGAAACGAGGCTGTGTCTGCCAGATAAAAAAGAAGAGGTGATGGAGGAATGTTTGAAGGTACTTTGCAGAGAGTTCAGACCTGGTGTCAATTCAGCACAAGTTGCCACGAGGGTACACAAACGCGCATATGAATTATTATGTTCCGACCCGTATAAAGATCTAAAAAAGAAGAGCAATTTGGCGGCAGCCTCACTCCTCGAACGGGCAAAAGATTTTGTGAGTAAGTCGAAAGATCGGCTTGAAGCAGCGTGTCTTTGTTCCATCGCAGGCAACGTGCTGGATTTTGGAATTCGTATGTCTGTCGAAAGGCCAGATGCATTTGCTGATGCCTTTGATTCGATTATTGCGCAGGGACTTAATGTCAATGATGTACAATCGATGAGGAAAATTTTGGAAGAAGCCGAGAGGATTGTTTATCTCTTCGATAACTGCGGTGAAATCATTTTTGACAAGCTCCTCATCGAAGAGGTCAAGTCGTTCGGAACAAAAGTGACTGGCGTGGTAAAAGGGAAACCGATCCTTACTGACGCAACGTGGGAAGACGCAGTTGAAACTTCGGTCGCATCAATTCTCGACAAACTAGAAACGACGGGCATGTTTGCGATCGGCGTCGATGTTTCAAGATTGAACCCCTTCTTAAGGAAGCAGTTTGAAGATGCGGACCTTATCATATCAAAAGGGATGGCCAATTTCGAAGCCCTATCGGACTGCTCATTTGCTCCAGTTGCTTACATCCTGCGCGCAAAATGTCGCCCAGTGGCGCACGCCATTGGTGCGAACATCAACGACAATGTCGTCCGCGTGGTCTTATGA
- a CDS encoding dipeptide epimerase, producing MRIDSIDIMKICLKRKEPFRIATGTSKDVINFIILLKSGELTGIGVAVPNLVTGETDDSVLYAIQTICSEVRGLDAEKLEEIHNLMNEVIPRSPAVACGFDLALYDLVAKSEGKEVCDILGRNKMTIETSYTLGIAPLRETIEKARIAVGHGFHILKVKVGLNVEEDIRRIAALREVFGRQVVMRIDANQGYSFEEADKFLQAVEPFDIEFVEQPVKAVELRALEKLASRSSIPIMADESAKSLQDVEKIVAENLASMVNIKLVKFGGVFQSRLVDELCCDHGLKTQVGCMSECQASIAGGLHFSLSGRSVEYADLDSHFFFINDPTEGVKFDRGFLYPSGRPGLGTKLLGI from the coding sequence GTGAGAATCGATTCAATTGATATTATGAAGATTTGCTTGAAGCGAAAGGAACCGTTTCGAATTGCCACTGGAACATCAAAAGACGTCATAAATTTCATCATTTTGCTGAAATCCGGGGAACTTACTGGGATCGGTGTTGCGGTGCCGAATCTTGTGACGGGTGAGACAGACGACTCCGTTCTTTATGCTATCCAGACGATTTGTAGCGAAGTGAGGGGATTGGATGCAGAGAAACTCGAGGAAATTCACAACCTGATGAATGAGGTGATACCGAGATCACCGGCAGTTGCATGTGGCTTCGATCTTGCACTTTACGATCTCGTGGCGAAGTCTGAAGGTAAGGAAGTCTGTGATATCCTAGGGCGAAACAAAATGACGATCGAAACCTCATATACATTGGGCATTGCCCCTCTTCGTGAAACTATTGAAAAAGCACGCATCGCCGTGGGACATGGATTTCATATTCTAAAGGTGAAGGTTGGGCTCAATGTTGAAGAAGATATCAGGAGAATAGCGGCATTGAGGGAGGTTTTTGGAAGGCAAGTGGTGATGAGAATCGATGCGAACCAAGGATATAGCTTCGAGGAAGCGGATAAGTTCCTCCAGGCGGTCGAGCCCTTTGACATCGAATTCGTTGAGCAGCCGGTAAAAGCTGTAGAACTGCGAGCCCTGGAAAAGCTTGCATCACGTTCATCAATCCCAATCATGGCAGATGAATCGGCAAAGAGTCTCCAGGACGTAGAGAAAATTGTCGCTGAGAATCTTGCAAGCATGGTAAATATAAAACTCGTAAAGTTCGGAGGGGTCTTTCAATCGAGGCTCGTCGATGAACTCTGTTGCGATCATGGACTGAAAACGCAGGTTGGTTGCATGTCTGAATGTCAGGCCTCAATAGCAGGGGGGCTCCATTTTTCGTTGTCGGGGCGCTCTGTCGAATATGCCGATCTGGATTCACATTTCTTTTTTATTAATGATCCTACGGAGGGTGTGAAGTTCGATCGTGGTTTCTTGTATCCCAGTGGGAGGCCAGGATTGGGCACGAAATTGCTCGGGATTTGA